In Candidatus Jettenia caeni, a single window of DNA contains:
- a CDS encoding nickel-dependent hydrogenase: MKNDKAKIKTIKVDYLARVEGEGALYIKIKGHTVTDVKFKIFEPPRFFEAFLRGRSFCEAPDITARICGICPVAYQMSSSHAMEDAFGIRVDGQLRALRRLLYCGEWIESHALHVYLLHAPDFFGYDDAIQMAKDYPDIVQRGLQLKKTGNEVVILIGGREIHPINVRVGGFYKALTKQELNTLTEKLKRARDIALEAVRWTAEFDYPDFEQDYEFVSLRHPDEYPFNEGKLISNKGLDISVHEYDNHFIEEQVAYTNALHSKLKERGAYFVGPLARFNLNFDRLSPLAKEAAHSAGLSPVCRNPFKSIIVRSVEMVYACDEALRIIGQYEKPEIPAIPFQPIAGTGYGCTEAPRGILYHRYRIDDNGRILDAKIVPPTSQNQKTIENDLWQFIPKYLDLPSEKLKYDCEKAIRNYDPCISCATHFLKLTIDRE, encoded by the coding sequence ATGAAGAATGATAAAGCTAAAATTAAAACGATCAAGGTAGATTACCTGGCCCGTGTTGAGGGTGAAGGGGCACTGTATATAAAGATAAAAGGTCATACCGTAACAGATGTTAAATTCAAAATCTTTGAGCCTCCCCGCTTCTTTGAGGCGTTTTTACGGGGACGCAGTTTTTGTGAAGCGCCGGATATCACCGCTCGTATATGCGGTATTTGCCCGGTTGCTTACCAGATGAGCTCGTCACATGCAATGGAAGACGCATTTGGCATCAGGGTTGACGGCCAGCTTCGCGCGCTGCGCAGGCTCCTGTATTGCGGAGAGTGGATAGAGAGCCACGCCCTCCATGTATATCTGTTACATGCACCTGACTTTTTCGGCTATGATGATGCAATTCAAATGGCAAAAGACTATCCCGACATTGTTCAACGTGGACTGCAGTTAAAAAAAACAGGCAATGAAGTTGTTATCCTTATAGGGGGCAGGGAAATTCATCCCATAAATGTGCGGGTCGGAGGGTTTTACAAGGCATTAACGAAACAGGAACTAAATACCCTAACGGAAAAGCTAAAAAGGGCAAGGGATATTGCCCTGGAAGCAGTGAGATGGACGGCTGAATTTGATTACCCGGATTTTGAACAAGATTATGAATTTGTCTCCCTTCGGCATCCCGATGAGTATCCATTCAATGAAGGCAAACTTATTTCAAATAAAGGATTAGATATTTCTGTGCATGAATATGATAATCATTTTATCGAAGAACAGGTAGCGTATACGAATGCGCTTCATTCTAAACTGAAAGAGCGTGGCGCATATTTTGTCGGTCCTCTTGCCAGATTTAATCTGAATTTCGACCGGCTTTCTCCTTTGGCAAAAGAGGCAGCACATTCCGCAGGGCTCTCGCCTGTTTGCCGGAATCCGTTTAAAAGCATTATCGTGCGAAGTGTGGAGATGGTTTATGCCTGTGATGAGGCCCTCCGTATCATCGGCCAATACGAAAAACCTGAAATACCTGCAATACCCTTTCAACCAATTGCCGGTACCGGATACGGTTGTACGGAAGCGCCACGGGGCATTCTCTATCATCGTTACCGTATTGATGACAATGGTAGAATCCTTGATGCTAAAATAGTCCCGCCAACATCACAAAATCAAAAGACCATTGAAAATGATCTTTGGCAATTTATCCCCAAATACCTGGACCTCCCTTCTGAAAAACTCAAATATGATTGCGAGAAGGCAATACGTAACTATGATCCCTGTATCTCATGCGCTACACATTTCTTAAAGCTCACTATTGATCGTGAATAA
- a CDS encoding hydrogenase maturation protease, translated as MYRGDDAVGLATARHLKKHVPDYVSVLEGSGNGVAFMESWKNADTVILIDAVHSGTKPGTIHRFDASAHPLPSEFFRYSTHTFGVAEIIELARTLNQLPSHLIVYGIEGKRFEAGIGISPEVNTAVQEVVNRLRQDIHSFLKVS; from the coding sequence ATGTATCGCGGAGATGACGCAGTCGGGCTTGCTACTGCCCGGCATCTCAAGAAGCACGTACCCGATTATGTTTCTGTTCTTGAAGGAAGCGGCAATGGCGTAGCTTTCATGGAGTCATGGAAGAATGCTGATACCGTTATCCTCATCGATGCAGTCCATTCTGGAACAAAACCAGGGACTATCCATAGGTTTGATGCATCTGCGCACCCTCTGCCCTCAGAATTTTTTCGTTACTCCACACACACCTTCGGTGTTGCTGAAATCATAGAACTTGCGCGCACTCTTAATCAGTTGCCATCACATCTTATTGTTTATGGTATTGAAGGAAAGCGCTTTGAGGCAGGCATTGGGATTTCTCCCGAAGTAAATACAGCGGTGCAAGAAGTTGTAAACCGATTGCGACAAGACATTCATTCTTTTCTCAAGGTATCTTAG
- a CDS encoding hydrogenase nickel insertion protein: MHEFFLMKSLIDTLSSIAREEHASKIISLTVKLGALSHISPDHFREHFIHASQGTVAEGARLTIEVMTDTTHPQSQDVLLENIEIMNS; the protein is encoded by the coding sequence ATGCACGAGTTTTTTCTTATGAAAAGCCTTATTGATACCTTATCATCCATCGCGCGTGAAGAGCATGCAAGCAAAATAATTAGCCTTACGGTTAAGCTTGGCGCCCTGTCTCACATCTCACCGGATCACTTTCGTGAGCACTTTATCCATGCTTCACAAGGAACAGTTGCCGAAGGAGCCCGGTTAACTATCGAAGTCATGACAGATACAACCCATCCGCAATCTCAGGATGTCCTGCTTGAAAACATCGAAATTATGAACAGCTAA
- a CDS encoding methyltransferase, whose amino-acid sequence MVGIGPGSKYEISQRALDALKDSDTIIGYTLYIDLIRDIIENKHIIASTMRKEVDRVKLAIQEAQTGKKVSIISSGDPGVYGMAGLVLEMISKENIPVPVEIVPGIPAANAAAAVLGAPLMHDYVVISLSDLLTPWEVIERRVKSAAEADFVIVLYNPKSSQRDWQIEKTAEIILEWKSPHTPVGIVKDVTREGETVVVTTLDKMTSHPIDMTTIIVIGNSTTFLYRDYMITKRGYLF is encoded by the coding sequence GTGGTAGGTATAGGTCCCGGATCAAAATATGAGATTAGCCAGAGGGCGCTAGATGCATTAAAAGATTCCGATACCATTATTGGTTATACACTTTATATCGATCTCATACGGGATATCATAGAAAATAAACATATTATTGCCTCAACCATGCGGAAGGAGGTTGATCGTGTAAAATTGGCGATTCAAGAGGCACAGACCGGGAAAAAAGTGTCTATTATAAGCAGCGGCGACCCTGGCGTTTATGGTATGGCAGGACTTGTACTGGAAATGATCAGTAAAGAAAATATACCTGTACCGGTTGAAATTGTTCCTGGCATCCCCGCTGCGAATGCTGCCGCAGCTGTCCTCGGTGCGCCACTCATGCATGATTATGTTGTTATCAGCCTTAGTGATTTACTAACACCCTGGGAGGTTATAGAAAGGCGTGTAAAATCTGCTGCCGAAGCAGATTTTGTTATAGTGCTCTATAATCCCAAAAGTTCACAAAGAGATTGGCAAATTGAAAAAACTGCTGAAATTATTCTTGAATGGAAATCTCCTCATACTCCGGTCGGCATTGTGAAGGATGTAACGAGGGAAGGCGAAACTGTCGTTGTTACAACGCTTGATAAAATGACCTCTCATCCGATTGATATGACGACTATCATTGTCATTGGCAATTCAACTACATTTTTATATCGCGACTATATGATAACAAAAAGAGGCTATTTATTTTAG
- a CDS encoding cobalamin biosynthesis protein: protein MNIAIIALTQQGLQIAQRIGKNFEPTPSVYVLKKITEKNPLMECNTSTYSITSFSEPLHQLVNRIFKEYDGLIFVMAIGIVVRMIAPYVKDKYTDPAIVVIDDVGRFVISMLSGHEGGANQLAYQVAAILHTDAVITTGTDAQKDLIIGIGCKRGISPEIVKESIIHALQKVNLEIEQVRLLSTIDIKSEEPGLLQASEELGIPLRVISACEIATCVKEYSKSDFVKEKIGVGGVCEPAALIAGRKTQLILTKQKYPGVTIAIARENFMW, encoded by the coding sequence TTGAATATAGCTATTATCGCCTTAACGCAACAAGGACTGCAGATTGCACAAAGGATAGGGAAAAATTTTGAGCCTACTCCTTCGGTCTATGTATTGAAAAAGATAACAGAAAAAAATCCTCTTATGGAGTGTAACACATCTACCTATAGCATCACCTCTTTTTCTGAACCACTTCATCAATTAGTCAATCGGATTTTCAAAGAATATGATGGCCTTATATTCGTTATGGCAATTGGGATTGTGGTACGGATGATTGCGCCTTATGTAAAAGATAAATATACAGACCCTGCCATAGTAGTAATTGATGATGTAGGACGTTTTGTTATCAGTATGCTTTCCGGTCATGAGGGAGGAGCAAATCAATTGGCTTACCAGGTTGCTGCCATATTACATACGGATGCAGTAATCACTACAGGCACCGATGCGCAGAAAGACCTTATCATTGGCATCGGTTGTAAAAGAGGCATTTCGCCGGAGATTGTTAAGGAATCTATTATTCACGCGCTTCAAAAAGTAAATCTTGAGATAGAGCAAGTTAGATTACTCTCTACTATCGATATTAAATCTGAAGAACCAGGTTTATTACAAGCATCAGAGGAACTTGGTATTCCATTAAGGGTTATTTCTGCATGTGAAATTGCAACCTGTGTGAAAGAATATAGTAAATCCGATTTTGTTAAAGAGAAAATAGGCGTGGGGGGGGTATGTGAGCCCGCTGCACTTATTGCCGGGAGGAAAACACAATTAATTCTGACAAAACAGAAATATCCGGGGGTGACCATAGCCATCGCCCGGGAAAACTTTATGTGGTAG
- a CDS encoding chaperone protein DnaJ, translating into MPDKRDYYEVLGIDKNASKEEIKTAYRTLAKKFHPDLNKDNPKLAEEKFKEMSEAYEVLIDDNKRSRYDQYGHAGVASDFGKEGFTWQDFSHVSDLEDIFGHNIFSDFFGRGSVFSDFFGRRRWGFFEQPEEQIKRALVEITLEQAYRGVSAEVAIPRIDICESCGGNGAKSGTSPDVCSHCKGKGEVKQEQLQGFGRIIKIGACPVCKGRGKVIEHPCPTCHGNGQVQRFDKITVKIPPGVDNGTTLRISADKDDSKLKEDVYVTVSVQSHSVFQRKGSDIYLEKTIALTGAALGTKAEVPTLDGNAVMKIPPGTQTDTLFRLRGSGMPRLKGHGHGDQYVRVIVRTPKNLTKRQRVLLEEFEAIEKEK; encoded by the coding sequence ATGCCAGATAAAAGAGATTATTATGAGGTATTAGGGATAGATAAAAATGCATCGAAAGAAGAGATTAAAACAGCTTATCGTACCCTTGCAAAAAAATTCCATCCGGATCTTAACAAGGATAATCCAAAATTAGCTGAAGAAAAATTCAAAGAGATGTCAGAGGCGTATGAAGTATTGATCGATGATAACAAAAGGTCTCGGTACGACCAATATGGTCACGCCGGTGTTGCCTCTGATTTTGGCAAAGAAGGATTTACATGGCAGGATTTTAGTCACGTCAGCGATTTGGAGGATATTTTTGGACACAATATTTTTTCAGATTTCTTTGGTCGTGGCAGCGTCTTTAGTGATTTCTTCGGCAGACGCAGATGGGGGTTTTTCGAACAGCCGGAGGAACAGATTAAACGGGCGCTGGTTGAGATTACTCTTGAACAAGCATACCGGGGGGTTAGCGCAGAAGTTGCTATTCCTCGTATAGATATATGTGAGAGTTGTGGCGGAAATGGTGCTAAAAGCGGTACATCTCCTGATGTTTGTAGTCATTGTAAAGGAAAGGGAGAAGTAAAACAGGAACAATTACAGGGGTTTGGCAGGATTATTAAGATAGGGGCATGCCCTGTTTGTAAAGGACGGGGAAAGGTTATTGAGCATCCTTGTCCAACTTGCCATGGAAATGGTCAGGTACAAAGATTCGATAAAATTACTGTAAAAATACCCCCCGGTGTGGATAACGGAACAACCTTGAGGATATCAGCAGATAAGGATGATAGCAAATTAAAGGAGGATGTTTATGTAACCGTTTCCGTGCAATCTCATTCAGTTTTCCAAAGAAAGGGAAGTGATATTTATTTGGAAAAGACCATTGCCCTTACTGGGGCAGCTTTAGGTACGAAGGCTGAGGTGCCGACACTAGACGGAAACGCAGTGATGAAGATCCCTCCGGGAACACAGACTGACACATTATTTCGATTGAGAGGCAGCGGTATGCCACGCTTAAAAGGTCATGGACATGGCGATCAATATGTGCGCGTAATTGTGCGCACACCAAAGAATTTGACGAAGAGGCAAAGGGTATTACTTGAAGAATTTGAAGCTATCGAAAAGGAAAAATAG
- a CDS encoding two-component response regulator, with amino-acid sequence MKTILVVEDDKNQLLLYKQELLLEGYNVITAKDGLEAIQKVNEQIPDLIVMDINMPKMNGIESMSRILHERKIPIIINTAYSSYKDDFMSWSADAYIIKSSDLKELKNKIRELLGYEE; translated from the coding sequence ATGAAAACAATTCTCGTAGTAGAGGATGATAAAAATCAACTCTTACTCTATAAACAAGAACTATTGCTTGAGGGATATAATGTTATTACTGCAAAGGATGGTTTGGAAGCTATACAAAAGGTAAATGAACAGATACCTGATCTTATCGTGATGGATATCAATATGCCAAAGATGAATGGTATTGAATCAATGAGCAGAATTTTACATGAACGAAAGATACCAATAATTATTAACACCGCTTATAGTAGCTATAAAGATGATTTTATGTCGTGGTCTGCCGATGCTTATATTATTAAGTCTTCTGACTTAAAGGAATTAAAAAACAAGATCAGGGAGTTACTAGGATACGAGGAATAA
- a CDS encoding two-component sensor kinase encodes MLPHILKDNIEDIFKNIIDALDAGLSILNKDLHIIWSNKILSDMLNLKYNPIGKACYDVYKCGCSDITNCSVLKMLSHGERQYSETQLITEKGERQYIKNISVPIRDEKDDIISLIRFSIDVTEKEEKIRQLSLLRKLSELMHGTLQIDRLLHLILTCVTAGTALGFNRSRLFLVDKERNIVYGKMAVGPSSWEEAYKIWGEIANKYERLEDLIRASEDNYRDDTPLHMITRLMAYSLTDEKELIVSCIKSKKPILEKNAFYNPNINKKFVSMIDANEFVCVPLIVKEEAIGVICADNFYSCKPITEEHVQLLSTFASQAALAIENAEAYKKLGEKIQQLGETQERLIRSERLAVIGNMAAYIAHEIRNPLVTIGGFARAILRISDQDNQTRQSIEVIVEEVKRLEKILANIMDFSKPYEPVKILSQINEILENTCSLMEPYFKSGNIQLTKKLDTKIPKIIMDSTQMKQVFLNIIKNAVESMPDGGMLTVETMPEGQYIKINIIDSGKGMSAKTMKNIFTPFFTTKMDGTGVGLAVSQKIVDDHGGYIKVNSSLSEGTTFSIYLPVKKEQP; translated from the coding sequence ATGTTACCTCACATCCTGAAAGATAACATTGAAGATATTTTCAAGAATATTATAGATGCACTCGATGCCGGATTATCTATTTTAAATAAAGACTTACATATCATTTGGTCTAATAAAATCCTCTCTGATATGTTAAATTTAAAATACAATCCTATAGGGAAAGCATGTTACGATGTGTATAAATGTGGATGTTCGGATATTACGAATTGTTCTGTTCTTAAAATGCTTTCGCATGGTGAGAGGCAATATAGTGAGACCCAGCTTATTACAGAAAAAGGAGAAAGGCAATATATTAAAAATATTTCAGTACCTATTAGAGACGAGAAAGATGATATTATTTCCTTAATTAGATTTTCAATAGATGTTACCGAGAAGGAAGAAAAGATTCGGCAACTTTCTTTATTACGGAAACTTTCCGAGTTAATGCATGGAACATTGCAAATTGATCGGCTACTTCATTTAATTTTAACCTGTGTGACAGCCGGAACTGCTTTAGGATTCAACCGTTCAAGGCTTTTCCTCGTGGATAAAGAACGAAATATTGTCTATGGAAAAATGGCTGTTGGACCCTCCAGCTGGGAAGAAGCATATAAGATATGGGGTGAAATAGCCAATAAGTATGAAAGGTTAGAGGATCTCATTAGAGCATCTGAAGATAATTACCGTGATGATACTCCATTGCATATGATTACAAGATTAATGGCATATTCTTTGACAGATGAAAAAGAGCTCATTGTATCATGTATAAAGAGTAAAAAGCCGATTTTAGAAAAAAATGCCTTTTATAATCCTAATATTAATAAAAAATTTGTAAGTATGATTGATGCGAATGAATTTGTTTGTGTACCGTTAATCGTAAAAGAAGAAGCGATAGGAGTTATTTGCGCTGATAATTTTTATAGTTGTAAACCTATAACAGAAGAGCATGTTCAACTTTTAAGCACTTTTGCAAGCCAGGCAGCATTAGCAATTGAAAATGCAGAAGCATATAAAAAATTAGGGGAAAAGATTCAACAACTCGGAGAGACCCAGGAAAGATTAATTCGCTCGGAAAGACTTGCCGTTATAGGCAATATGGCAGCATATATTGCTCACGAAATCCGTAACCCACTGGTAACTATTGGCGGTTTTGCAAGAGCTATCCTGCGGATTTCTGATCAAGATAATCAAACAAGGCAAAGTATAGAGGTTATTGTTGAAGAAGTGAAACGACTAGAGAAAATCCTTGCAAATATTATGGATTTTAGTAAACCGTATGAACCTGTTAAAATACTGTCTCAGATCAATGAAATATTAGAAAATACGTGTTCTCTCATGGAACCCTACTTTAAGAGTGGTAATATTCAATTAACTAAGAAATTAGATACAAAAATACCGAAAATTATTATGGATTCAACTCAAATGAAACAGGTATTTTTAAATATTATAAAAAACGCTGTTGAATCAATGCCAGATGGAGGAATGCTTACGGTAGAAACCATGCCGGAAGGTCAATACATAAAAATTAATATTATCGATAGTGGTAAAGGTATGTCTGCTAAAACCATGAAAAATATCTTTACCCCATTCTTTACCACAAAAATGGATGGAACAGGCGTAGGGCTGGCAGTATCACAAAAAATCGTAGATGATCATGGGGGATATATAAAAGTTAATAGCTCATTGTCTGAGGGAACTACTTTCTCTATTTATTTGCCTGTGAAAAAGGAGCAACCGTGA
- a CDS encoding glycogen synthase: MRVAYLSSEVIPFAKTGGLADIAGAIPKSIQKQGVEIIVIMPLYGIIKENHYPLTKTDIQVEVRIGDTLRTGYVYRGFLPDTQVPVYFLDNDQYYGRKGLYNYPCTTKDYEDNSERFIFFAQAALKAIEKLKIFPDIVHCNDWQTGLVPVYLKTTYAKRGCFKNTKIMMTIHNLAYQGIFWHWDMNLTGLDWSLFNWKQLEFYGKLNFLKSGIVFSDLITTVSKTYAKEIQTPEYGAGLDSVLKERAKDLYGIINGIDYTIWNPETDKLIIANYGRKDLRGKLLCKRALQNKFKLPEKDIPLVAMITRLTAQKGLDLVVDKFQDLMKINLQFILLGNGEQRYHKLFQDYAKAFPSKVAVKLAFDERSAHEIEAGADIFLMPSRFEPCGLNQLYSLKYGTVPIVRGTGGLADTITDIGSRAAPHKEANGFLFEKYDSDLLMATIVKAIDFFKNKIRWAELMRNGMAQDWSLERSALEYIALYKRLGEGK; encoded by the coding sequence GTGAGAGTTGCCTATTTATCATCAGAAGTCATACCGTTTGCAAAAACCGGCGGTCTTGCCGATATAGCCGGGGCAATACCGAAAAGTATCCAGAAGCAAGGTGTGGAAATTATAGTAATTATGCCACTCTACGGTATAATAAAAGAAAATCATTATCCTCTGACAAAAACAGATATCCAGGTTGAGGTAAGAATTGGTGATACATTGAGGACTGGATATGTATACAGAGGTTTTTTGCCAGATACGCAAGTACCGGTTTACTTTTTGGATAATGATCAATACTACGGAAGAAAAGGGTTGTACAATTACCCTTGTACAACAAAAGATTATGAGGATAATAGTGAACGCTTCATCTTTTTTGCCCAAGCGGCTTTAAAAGCTATCGAAAAGTTAAAGATTTTTCCTGATATAGTGCATTGTAATGACTGGCAGACAGGGCTTGTTCCCGTCTATCTAAAAACAACGTATGCAAAAAGAGGATGTTTTAAAAATACAAAGATAATGATGACTATTCATAATCTTGCGTATCAGGGGATATTCTGGCATTGGGATATGAATCTTACCGGTCTGGATTGGAGCCTCTTTAACTGGAAACAATTAGAATTCTACGGAAAACTAAATTTCTTAAAGAGCGGAATCGTTTTTAGCGATCTTATCACTACGGTTAGTAAGACTTACGCAAAAGAGATTCAAACTCCCGAGTATGGTGCTGGTTTGGATAGTGTATTAAAAGAAAGGGCAAAAGATCTTTATGGAATTATTAACGGGATTGATTACACCATATGGAATCCGGAAACTGATAAGCTTATAATTGCAAATTATGGAAGAAAAGACCTTCGCGGGAAATTACTTTGCAAAAGGGCTTTACAAAATAAATTTAAACTTCCGGAAAAAGATATCCCTCTTGTTGCAATGATAACACGTTTGACCGCGCAGAAGGGATTAGATTTAGTTGTGGATAAGTTTCAGGATTTAATGAAAATAAATCTTCAATTTATTTTGTTGGGTAATGGTGAGCAACGATATCATAAATTATTTCAGGATTATGCAAAAGCATTTCCTTCAAAAGTAGCAGTAAAATTGGCTTTTGATGAACGTTCTGCTCATGAAATTGAGGCTGGAGCGGATATATTCCTCATGCCATCTCGATTTGAGCCATGTGGACTTAATCAGTTATATAGTTTAAAATATGGAACAGTTCCAATAGTTCGGGGCACTGGAGGCCTTGCTGATACCATAACCGACATTGGCTCAAGAGCTGCTCCTCATAAGGAGGCAAATGGATTTTTATTTGAAAAATACGATTCAGATTTACTTATGGCTACTATTGTAAAGGCAATAGACTTTTTTAAGAATAAGATTCGATGGGCCGAGCTTATGAGAAATGGAATGGCGCAGGATTGGTCATTAGAAAGAAGTGCGCTTGAATACATTGCGCTTTATAAAAGATTAGGAGAAGGGAAATAG
- a CDS encoding galactose-1-phosphate uridylyltransferase, with product MPELRKDPVSGRWVIIATERAMRPSDFRTEPQIIKGGFCPFCEGNEDKTPPEIMAYREKGTQPNAKGWRVRVVSNKFPALRVEGNLNKRGEGIYDVMNGIGAHEVIIESPRHIISMTELDNDHVEEILWTYRDRLVDLKKDKRFIYGLLFKNVGIAAGASLEHSHSQLIVTSIVPITVMHEMSGCEEFYKYRGRCLFCDMVQQEISTGVRIVVEEDNFVAFAPYASRFPFEIWILPKNHSSHFENLQKLEIEELAQVLRMTLLKLEASLEFPPYNYIVHTTPFVFGEIEHYHWHIEIIPRLTKVAGFEWGSGFYINTVTPESAAEFLRNVSTEKKIEE from the coding sequence ATGCCCGAACTTCGAAAGGATCCTGTTTCGGGACGCTGGGTAATTATTGCTACAGAAAGGGCTATGCGACCAAGTGATTTTCGGACAGAACCGCAGATTATTAAAGGTGGTTTCTGCCCTTTTTGCGAAGGAAATGAGGATAAAACTCCCCCCGAAATTATGGCATATCGAGAAAAGGGTACTCAGCCAAATGCGAAAGGTTGGAGAGTAAGAGTGGTATCTAATAAATTCCCAGCGTTGAGAGTTGAAGGAAATTTGAATAAACGCGGCGAAGGAATCTACGATGTGATGAACGGTATTGGAGCACATGAAGTAATTATCGAAAGCCCAAGGCATATCATTTCTATGACAGAGCTTGATAATGATCATGTTGAAGAGATATTGTGGACATACCGGGATAGATTGGTGGATTTGAAAAAAGACAAACGTTTTATCTACGGATTACTTTTTAAGAATGTTGGTATAGCTGCCGGAGCATCACTGGAGCATTCCCATTCACAATTGATTGTCACCTCCATTGTGCCTATTACTGTCATGCACGAGATGAGCGGATGTGAAGAATTTTATAAATACCGGGGCCGTTGCTTATTTTGTGATATGGTACAACAGGAGATATCTACGGGAGTAAGAATCGTGGTAGAAGAGGATAACTTTGTTGCATTTGCACCCTATGCTTCAAGATTTCCGTTTGAAATATGGATTCTACCAAAAAATCATTCCTCCCATTTTGAGAATTTGCAAAAACTCGAGATTGAAGAACTGGCTCAAGTGTTACGGATGACTCTTCTTAAGCTCGAAGCATCATTAGAATTTCCCCCTTATAATTACATTGTTCACACAACACCTTTTGTTTTTGGGGAAATAGAACATTATCATTGGCATATCGAGATTATTCCCCGATTGACAAAAGTTGCAGGATTTGAATGGGGTAGTGGTTTTTATATAAATACGGTGACACCGGAAAGCGCTGCAGAATTTCTGAGAAATGTAAGTACAGAGAAGAAGATTGAGGAATAA
- a CDS encoding putative cytochrome c-554: MKYFNYCAIFLFIFLPIKIYGAPMQALIIFSGEELGNLEPCGCYEGQIGGISRRHTFINSFVKQKNIILPVSLGDLSKGYGRQEEIKTEILGRAMQEMGYVLHSLGEKDVETGPQLLSYLSQVNNTTFLASNVKIIAPFPMKVHQYVLKEYSHSEYSFKIAFLSILSKSFSSASIANYVNIYEPVQALKPLIKRLHDKVNIIVLLSHTPKEESIEIAKFFPEIDLIITGHDIEDPQDSIIYVNNIPIVSPGKGGKYIGIARYSIQRNATKRMSVDIIPLDRKYKDSEKMKLLLEEYQRMLKEEDLLSKVSQVSLPDGLAYAGSSACGICHKMIYDHWSKTAHGVSYETLVYSGHQYDPECIKCHTTGYGYVSGFLNYEENQNLINVGCESCHGAGSFHIRNVNETSYSLTDENICETCHDSEHSPGFERNEYWRRIVHPEETLTNLPKVMK, encoded by the coding sequence ATGAAGTATTTTAATTATTGTGCCATTTTTTTGTTTATTTTTTTACCTATTAAGATTTATGGCGCTCCAATGCAGGCGCTCATAATATTTTCAGGAGAAGAGCTGGGGAATCTGGAACCGTGTGGTTGTTATGAAGGACAAATTGGAGGTATCTCGAGAAGACACACCTTTATAAATTCTTTTGTAAAACAAAAAAATATAATTCTTCCGGTAAGTTTGGGAGACCTCTCCAAGGGGTATGGGAGGCAAGAGGAAATAAAAACGGAGATCTTAGGTCGTGCAATGCAAGAAATGGGTTATGTACTGCATAGTCTCGGAGAGAAAGATGTTGAAACAGGTCCACAATTACTAAGTTATTTATCGCAGGTAAACAATACTACCTTCCTTGCCAGTAATGTAAAAATTATTGCTCCATTTCCGATGAAGGTTCATCAATACGTCTTAAAAGAATACTCTCATTCTGAATATTCTTTTAAAATTGCCTTTTTGAGTATTCTCTCAAAATCTTTTTCCAGTGCGAGTATTGCAAATTATGTCAATATTTATGAGCCGGTACAGGCGCTAAAGCCTTTGATTAAAAGGTTACATGATAAGGTAAATATAATAGTACTTCTTTCACATACGCCAAAAGAAGAATCAATAGAGATTGCAAAATTCTTTCCTGAAATAGACTTAATTATAACCGGACATGATATAGAGGACCCACAGGACTCGATAATATATGTTAATAATATCCCAATTGTTTCCCCTGGAAAAGGTGGGAAATATATTGGGATTGCAAGATATTCGATACAGAGGAACGCTACAAAGAGAATGTCAGTTGATATTATTCCATTAGATCGTAAATATAAAGATTCTGAAAAAATGAAACTTTTACTCGAAGAGTATCAGCGAATGTTAAAAGAGGAAGATTTATTGAGTAAGGTATCTCAGGTATCTCTTCCAGATGGATTAGCATATGCAGGTAGCTCCGCTTGCGGGATATGCCACAAAATGATATACGATCATTGGAGTAAAACGGCACACGGGGTATCATACGAAACCCTGGTTTATTCCGGACATCAATACGATCCAGAGTGTATTAAATGTCATACAACCGGTTATGGGTATGTTTCTGGATTCTTAAACTATGAAGAGAATCAGAATTTAATAAACGTAGGTTGTGAGAGTTGTCATGGTGCTGGAAGTTTTCATATCAGGAATGTAAACGAAACATCTTATAGTTTAACCGATGAAAATATTTGTGAGACATGTCACGATAGTGAGCATAGTCCGGGATTTGAAAGAAATGAATACTGGAGAAGAATTGTACATCCTGAGGAAACACTGACGAACTTGCCTAAGGTTATGAAATAA